In Octopus sinensis linkage group LG6, ASM634580v1, whole genome shotgun sequence, the sequence ATTGCCTctacgaaaagaaaaagacaggcgagcaacaatggttgctcgCCAAAGAACGCTCAGGTGGCGGAGGGGGATAACGACCCCCCATGTCTGCTGACGGAGTCCCCTGGGTCAGCAGTCTCccccaaaagaaggaggagaaaaagaaatagacgTCGGGCGGCTGATGTCCATGAGTCGCAGACAGAGCCAcaggtgggatgtgtgccacttGCGGAGAAGGCTCCGTCAGTGGGAAGTGTGCCACTGACGGAGCAGCATGAAGTACCTTCCCCTGAAGAGGGAACGGTTGTCCTCCTTTATCATGAGGGAGGAAAAGTCAGTCAATTTCTGGACAGCATGGGCGAACTGGGTCGTATGTACTCGTACGACCGATGCTGTCCGGGTTGCCCCCGCAGGTGGCTGTGGAGGCGATCACAGAAAAGACTTTGTCAAAGGTCATAGCGACCTTTGACAAGAAAGAATTTGCTTTTCTGTTTTCAGGCCCCGACCTGTCGATGCAGAGTTGCCTGCAGGCTGCATGTCAATTAGGGACCTGACAAGCAGAATCATAagacattttttttgttattgaaagacactttgtaaaaaaaaaagaaactctgtATTCGAGGGGTTATTGGTCAGCGGGTGCCAGTGCCCCTCCCATTtttgttcatcattatcatcatcatctcattaatGTTTTTGTCCAGCCTGCAGCTACTCTttgtgctgcccttgtggcaaaatatttgaaataaagtagcttgtctaccaaccacatggttctgggttcaatcccactgcatggcaccttgggcaagtgtcttctactatagcctcaggcctaccaaagccttgtgagtggatttggtagacggaaactgaaagaagcccgtcatatatatgtatatatatatatatatatatatatatattatatatatatatatatatatatatatatatatatatatatatataatatatgtatatgcgtgtgtgtgtttgtgtgtctgtgtttgtctcctagcattgcttgacaactgatgctggtgtgtttatgtccccgttacttagcggttcggcaaaagagaccgatagaataagtactgggcttacaaaagaataagtcccggggtcgagttgcttgattaaaggcggtactccagcatggccgcagtcaaatgactggaacgagtaaaagagtatatttttaaGGTATTTAAGGAAGATTATCTACATATCTAAGGTAATTTGAAAATTAAGATAGATTGTAAAGGGTTTTAAGCTAAATTGTCATAAATGAAATCAAGCCCTTTTCACTAAATAGTTCCTTAGATTGCTGAAGTGAATGTAGCTTTAACTAAACTGCTGCTGCTCTGTCTTCATTAGTAGCTGTTGTTACAAATTTCCTTGATGTGTCATGAGATCCATGTTTGGTCATGTTTATTGCAAGCTGACAGAATGGTGAGTTCCAAAaaccgggacctctggaaatatgctgtgttgCAGAAGACTCGACAAgcgcaagtgtgaccataaccttgtagcctatgctaggggtgtaaccagtccacttatgcgtgccttttcttcattggacactaaacactgcttgcgaagaccagttgagCCAAATgaaatcgaagtcgaaatcaaactcggttgctggcatccgttgctagtggagcgctaagagtaccttacgagtgagatcgttgccagagcaacaagctggtcttcgtgccgatggcacgttaaaaacaccattcgagtgtgatcgttactgtGTCACCTTACTAGtacttgtgctagtggcatgtgaaacattcgagcgagtgccgctggactggctcctgtgcaggtggcacataaaaagcaccatttgggcatggctgtTGCTAGTACCACTAAACTGGCCCTcctgcaggtggcacgtaaaagcacccactacactctcggagtggttggcattaggaagggcatccagctgtagaaactctgccagatcagattggagcctggttcgccagacctcagtcaaaccgtccaacccatgctagcatggaaagcagacattaaatgatgatgatgatgatgactatggtggCTACCATTTCTTACAGATAATAGAAACTGGACACTAGAAAGAAATGCATTCAGAGATCTTttaagtatctatttctttactacccacaaggggacaaacaaggacagacaaacggatcaagttgattacatcgaccccagtgtgtaactggtacttatttaatcgaccctgaaaggatgaaaggcagtcgacctcggcggaatttaaactcagaaagtaacggcagacgaaatacagctacgcattttgcccggcgtggtaacgtttctgccagcttgccgccttttaagTATCATGAAGGAATTGTGATGAGGCAAACTTTGGAGCTAATAGAGTCTTCCAGGCAATTTCATAATTTCTTGGTTATAATTTCTTGTCGGTTAAATTGGGGACTAGAATTTCAAAAATtattcacatgcatacaatatCAAATTCACAAACTTCCCTAATTtcctattactctcttttactcttttacttgtttcagtcatttgactgcggccatgctggagcaccgcctttaatcgagcaactcgatcccgggacttattctttttgtaagcccagtacttattttatcggtctcttttgccgaaccactaagtaacggggacataaacacaccagcatcggttgtcaagcaatgctagggggacaaacacagacacacaaacacacacacgcatatatatatatacatatatacgactggcttcttttcagtttccgtctaccaaatccactcacaaggcattggttggcccgaggctatagtagatgacacttgcccaaggtgccacgcagtgggactgaacccggaacgatgtggttggtaaacaagctacttaccacacagccactcctgcgcctacgtatatgtactgtatattttccttctattatttttataatttgtatttatttattttattaatcatttattttttttttatttcttttgtttttctaatttcagTTTTGCTTTCTGATGTTTGAAGGGATACTTATTTTTTCTCCGCACAGTTCCTTAATTGGTTTCAAGAACCGTTCGACCAAAGTAACATGGCACTGGGTCATGTTACTGATAGCTTTTACTTCAGCTGCTGGTGGCATCATCATAATATATTACAACAAAACTTTAAACAACAAACCCCATTTCACATCGTGGCATGGCCTCGTTGGCATTATAACGGTTGTTTACTTCATGTTCCAGCTCTGTGCCGGCGTAATTGTAAAATATCCAAGGCTTTTGCCAACTTTTAAACTTGTAGACTTGAGACTCTATCATGCTACGTCTGGGCTGGTTGTCTTCTTAATGATATGTTTcactttgtttctgtcattgtacTCAAACTGGTTTTGTAAGAATATAACCGGCACATCTTGGTACGCTTGTGTGGGTTGTATCGGACTTATGGCAACTATGATTACTAACCAGGTCACTTCAGCGTATTTGCCACGGCTACAGAAACGTATGCAACAAAAGATTCGTCCACCAATTTGATTCTGTAAATTAAAAAATGCTTTTCCAAAACCATAATTTCTATTAGATGCAAACAAGttctatatgttttttttttacacaatttaTAAACTTATATCAAAGGAAAGACATCGTTTTGTtctcattctttatttaaaaaatgattagTAAATAACGATGCATTGATTATATTATTAACCTTAGTTTTTGTGTTTCTGAtgatatcattgttgtcattgttactaTTGCTGCTAACACCATCACCATAgcaaccatcactatcatcatcatcatcatcattattttcacacCTGTTTTACCTGTCGtttgaaatgttttttcacatcATTATGAAATTATCCTATATCATATTCAGCTATATattgtagcgtgtgtgtgtgtgtggggggagggatgtatgtgtgtgtgtatgtgtgaggtgtatgtgtgtgggagtgtatgtgtgtgtgtgtgtgtggtgtttgtgtgtgggtgtatgtgtgtgtgtggggtctgtgtgtgtgcggggggtgtatgtgtgtggtgtacatatgAGTGGTGTATTTgcgtgtgggggtgtatgtgtgtgtgtgtatgtgtgtgtgtgtgtgtgtatgtttgtgtggggtgtgggtgtgtgtatggtgtatgtgtgtggggtgtgtgtgtgtgcacacgcatgcatgcatgtacatgcatatatgcatgcgtgtacatatataaacacacagtccaacccatgctagcatggaaaacagacgttaaatgatgatgatgatgataatgataaggcaCATGTCAATATTTGAGAAAGATTAAGAAGTATGGCTTTTTATTTTAGAGTTTTGATGTTTTTTGGCAACGATGTCCCTAAAACTTGTGTTAATATATTTCTGTAGACTCTGAAGACTCTAAGAATATACCTTCTGAAATAcgtttgttgtcatcatcatcatcatcatcgtttaacatccgttctccatgctagcatgggttggacggttcgaccggggatctgggaagccagaaggctgcaccaggctccggtcttatctggcaatgtttctacagctggatgcccttcctaacgccaaccactccgtgagtgtagtgggtgctttttacgtgccaggcgaggctggcatcggccatggtcggattggtgcattttacatgccacctgcacggaagccagtcgaggcggcactggcttcggccacgattc encodes:
- the LOC115213122 gene encoding cytochrome b561 domain-containing protein 2 isoform X1; its protein translation is MVAHFVAVLFTGFIIYTASPGSSLFSWHPTLMAVSFCFLMFEGILIFSPHSSLIGFKNRSTKVTWHWVMLLIAFTSAAGGIIIIYYNKTLNNKPHFTSWHGLVGIITVVYFMFQLCAGVIVKYPRLLPTFKLVDLRLYHATSGLVVFLMICFTLFLSLYSNWFCKNITGTSWYACVGCIGLMATMITNQVTSAYLPRLQKRMQQKIRPPI
- the LOC115213122 gene encoding cytochrome b561 domain-containing protein 2 isoform X2 — encoded protein: MVAHFVAVLFTGFIIYTASPGSSLFSWHPTLMAISFCFLMFEGILIFSPHSSLIGFKNRSTKVTWHWVMLLIAFTSAAGGIIIIYYNKTLNNKPHFTSWHGLVGIITVVYFMFQLCAGVIVKYPRLLPTFKLVDLRLYHATSGLVVFLMICFTLFLSLYSNWFCKNITGTSWYACVGCIGLMATMITNQVTSAYLPRLQKRMQQKIRPPI